The Pelagicoccus enzymogenes genomic sequence ATCCTCGGACAGCTCGAGAAAAGATGAGTCGGTTAGTAGCTTTGCATTCAGTTCGACCAGTTCATACCCGCTAGGTAAAGAGTCACGATACTTGGCTAGCTTTTCGGGGTCGAAGTACTTACTTTCTTTCTTAAAGCTGCAACGTTGAAACCGTTCATTGTAGCCCTTGTGAATCTCTTCAACCTTTCGTTTCCAATCTTCGGCTTCGACAATGACTAGAGTGTAGTCGGGAAGATTGTGTAGTAAATCCGTTGCTTCGACTGAATTTGAATCACCTGCATAGTATACGAAGATTCCTACCGTTATTTGAGCAACAGTCGGGTGATCCAAATCATCTACCCAGGCGTTTCCCATATGCCCTTGGAGACAAGACAGTAGGACCACGCTATTGAGACCTTCAAAAATGGTAGATAGTTTTTGAGCTAATTCTGGGTTTTTCTTAAGTTGTTTGCTGTCTAGTTTATGTATCAAATTACGGTGCTGGTTGATTTGTTGTGGGGTAAGGTCGATTTCTCTTTTTGCACAACGTGAAGTCCATACGACGGAGGCTATCGCGGAGCGATGGCCGGAGTTGTATGCGACGCCTGGTTGTCTGTTTTATTTTCTGTGGTAAATCGTAACATCACTGCTTGTGGCTATGACAAGACTCCTGCCTGAAGGTGAAAAGCCGAATGCTCTCAACTCTAGCTCAGATCCAATCTTCACGAAGTCTCCCTTCTTTTCATAGATCATTCCATAGAGCCAAGAACCAGGCTCCGTCATGATTAAGGTAGTCTCCGGCCATTCGAGAGTAACCTCGTGAACTGCCCACATGTCATCTGTGGAGTTCGGCAAACCGCCTCCGTAGAGCCCGCTTATCTTTATTTTCGTTCCAGCGAGCGGACCGATGCCTTCAGCTTCGAGTAGAGACGTGTCTTCATCGTATTCTTCTCTATTCCTTTCTAAACGCTCACCAGTCGAGCAGTCGATAACACTACGTCCTTGAGATGACACTACAAGTAGGTGCTCTTCTTTTTCTGCGAAACCGACTGAAGAAAGTCCACCCACTGCGATAGTCGCGGTTTCTCTCCATGGTGCCGGAGGAGAGGAGGTCGGAGCCTTCCTGATCGCTTTGATTAGTGGTTTGAGATGCTTACTCATTCTTTAGACAACGTCGAGTCCTCACGACGTAGGACGCGCAGCGTCCGGAGTTGTGAGCGACGTTTGGTTGGACATGATTTTGTCTCTCAAGTTTTTCACAATTCCATTGTTGTCCGTCATAGGGAAGTCAGCAGTTAGGAAGTAGAATGATTCGTATTTTTCCGTGAATACGCAAACTGGTACAAACCATGTCCCATTTCTCTCAATGCTGATAATCTCATCATATCGGATCCTGGTTTCTATTCCTTTCTTTACGATCTCTAAGCCTTCGTCTGTTTGACGAACTTCGCACAGCTTACTGAAGAACGTGAAGTGCAAAAAAGATACAATCGCGTATGCAAAAATAGCGAAGATGAACAATGGCCAATCAGGATGGATGATCAGTCCAATCGTAATCAGGGCAAGGTACACATAGTAGCTGATTGCCAAGCCTTTTGTCGTGGAACTGGAAATACGGTTTTTCAATGTTTCTTCGTCCAACGTCAAAGCCACACGATGTCGGCTTCGGATAAGTTTCCATTAGTTGTGATGTCGATTTCCATACGGTCGTTACGAAAGAGGCGGGCGTTTGCCGACATTGTGTGAGCTGCCTGGTTGTCGCTTAGTTTTTGAATGCTTTCCATTCTCCGTCTTTAG encodes the following:
- a CDS encoding GNAT family N-acetyltransferase — translated: MIHKLDSKQLKKNPELAQKLSTIFEGLNSVVLLSCLQGHMGNAWVDDLDHPTVAQITVGIFVYYAGDSNSVEATDLLHNLPDYTLVIVEAEDWKRKVEEIHKGYNERFQRCSFKKESKYFDPEKLAKYRDSLPSGYELVELNAKLLTDSSFLELSEDFVSQFDDPSDFLNRGIGVCILHQGKPVCGATSYSIYNDGIEIEIATDPAHRRKGLATTAAAALILQCLGNGIYPNWDAANPESTALAVKLGYVVESEYDTYYIDTETARTSA